The sequence below is a genomic window from Lolium perenne isolate Kyuss_39 chromosome 7, Kyuss_2.0, whole genome shotgun sequence.
gcagaggtttgtagaacagcagcaagttttcccttaagtggatcacccaaggtttatcgaactcagggaggaagaggtcaaagatatccctctcatgcaaccctgcaaccacaaagcaagaagtctcttgtgtccccaacacacctaataggtgcactagttcagcgaagagatagtgaaatacaggtggtatgaatatatatgagcagtagcaacggtgccagaaaatagcttgctggcgtgtagttgatggtggtggtattgcagcagtagtaacacagtaaaacagtaaacaagcagcgatagcagtatttaggaacaaggcctagggattacactttcactagtggacactctcaacattgatcacataacagaatagataaatgcatactctacacttttgttggatgatgaacgcattgcgtaggattacacgaaccctcaatgccggagttaacaagctccacaatttgttcatatttaagtaaccttatagtgtaagatagatcaacagactaaaccaagtactagcatagcatgcacactgtcaccttcatgcatatgtaggaggaatagatcacatcaatattatcatagcaatagttaacttcgcaatctacaagagatcatgatcatagtataaaccaagtactaacacggtgcacacactgtcacctttacacacgtgcaggaggaatagaactactttaataactttgctagagtagcacatagatagtagtgatacaaaactcatatgaatctcaatcatgtaaagcagctcatgagattattgtattgaggtacatgggagagagatgaaccacatagctacagcgaagccctcagcctcaggggtggattactccctcctcatcatgggggcagcgatggcggtgaagatggcggtgaagacggcggtggagatggctccgggggcaattccccgtccggcagggtgccggaacagagagttctgtcccccgaattggagtttcgcgatggcggcggcgcccctggagtctttctggagtttcgtcaattggtatcgaagttttaggtcacgacggcttaaataggcgaagaatcggagtcggagggtctctggggggcccacactataggggggcgcggcccccccctggccgcgccggggtgtggtgtggggcccccagggctcccctctggtccttcccgggtgttctggatgcttccgatgaaaataggaacttgggtgttgatttcgtccgattccgagaatatttcgttactaggatttctgaaaccaaaaacagcagaaaaacgacagcggcctctcggcatctcgtcaataggttagttccggaaaacgcataaaaatgatataaagtgtgaacaaaacatgttggtattgtcataaaacaagcacggaacatcggaaattatagatacgttggagacgtatcacctctccTTTTATACGACCTCCGGCGTGTGCTGGCGGTCAGCAATATCGGCGGCGACCGCGGAACGTGGTGCTGGGCATCGCAGTGGCGAGCTCCCGTGCGTGTGGAGGAGATGACGAAGATGACGACCCCCACCTCGTCTTTACCCACAGCGAAGGGGTACGGGCTTGTGTTGGGCTGTGTTTTTAGCTGGGCCTGGCTGCTTAATGGGATGTGTTGCTGGGCTCCTCCGGCCAGGTGAGCCTGTTTCtaccttttcttttatttctttttttcttttactgttttccATTTTgttaatttaaatactattttgaatTCAATCTTATAATACAAACTTTGTTGTTTGAATTCAAGTGAGATTCCCTCCAAGCACTTAAAGGATTGTTGTTGTATATTAGCAAATTTTAATATGATACTAAATCATTGGTTTATTAATTACTGTTGGGATTTGAATTAAAAATCCATACGGGCATGGATTTAAATATCATTTTAGAAATATTCACATTATTTTCCAAATGGTAGTTTTCTCACTTAATGATATATAAAGTTTTGTTGATATTACTTTGCAAGAGACAATCTCAAGGTAGTACTTATTAATGGATTTTAATAAGAAAGTGACTTAATGGCATGAATTGATGTGCCAAAGTATCTCTAAGGCCTTGACCTCCTATTGAGAATGTTGTCACTTGACTATTATTTTATGTGCATAACTATGTGCTGATGAATTAGAAACTctgcttgaactcctcccaagttTAGTATTAATATTGTAGTTTAGTAACACCTTAAAATACCTGGAGTAGGTaatactctcatcatggtttgctcttggttataaagataagtggttgatcactcatatggttttaattatagtatttagcactaggttaatcttaggttcaataattgaagcataagatttagtTTGTGAGCCATTCTAGAGTTCTAATGATGTTCACCTAATGGCATGtggtttggaactcaaatgtgaactaggtttgtatttgtgatcacccaaatgATGGACCAACTATGGTTTAGTCTTCCCTAttcatgataaggtggttacttgcttaatcgttgaggttctcctttagttactaaggacttgagaattagttttgtcttctcccaattaacttctattactaTCATCAATTTATCATTAACAAATGAAGcccggtgaccgggtgtatacgtgagcacgcgctcACTGACTGCCACGTATCCAACGGACGTTTGTTGTCCGTGAGATGAAAATTTCTCACATGTGAGCTGTATCAGACGTTGAAGTACTAGATTATTTTGGCGTATGCAATGATGATTCTGTGACACCACCATAGGCTACCCATTGCATGAGGTGTAGTAACAATAGGCAGAGTAATTTTTTTTAATCTGTCCCATCCCAACCCCATCGCTAATCTCTCCCATCTCCATGGTATCCATCCACAGAATATTCGTTCTCCAGCATGAGTATGGAGACGAGGCAGGCGGGCTGGACCTGGTCGAGGGGGCACGCCACCCTTGACGGCAACGGCGTAGTAGAGGTCGGGCGCGGGGAGCGTCTCAACCAGCCGGTTCCGGCCCTCGCCGCACGCCGCGCAGCCAGCGGCCGCGGGCGGCTCGACCCCGAAGCCCAGATCGAGGCAGCCACGCAGCTTGTCGAGGTCGTCGTCGGTGACGTTCTGCGCGCGGCTGAACGAGGACGACGAGGGCGCCCGGCGCATCAGGCCGCGGCGGCGCCGCTCCCAGGCCTCGTCCCGCTCGATGTCGGGCGACCACGAGTTCTGCTTCTGCAGGCCCATCAGCCCCGCCGCGCCCCTCATCTTCCCGCCGCCCAACAGGTGGTGGTGGCGCTGCAAGCCCTTCTCCATGGCGCTGCCGGCGGCCTCCTCCCCGCGACGCGGTGAAGGGGTTGGGACTGGTTGGGTGAGAGAGGGGGCAGAGGCGGCCCAATTTGAGTCAACGAGCGTTGAGCGCCTCCAAACCCTTTCCCGTTGCGCCGGCGGCCGCCCCGTTCCCCCAACTTCGCATCCTTGCCTAGCCCGTGTCA
It includes:
- the LOC127315496 gene encoding uncharacterized protein, with the protein product MEKGLQRHHHLLGGGKMRGAAGLMGLQKQNSWSPDIERDEAWERRRRGLMRRAPSSSSFSRAQNVTDDDLDKLRGCLDLGFGVEPPAAAGCAACGEGRNRLVETLPAPDLYYAVAVKGGVPPRPGPARLPRLHTHAGERIFCGWIPWRWERLAMGLGWDRLKKITLPIVTTPHAMGSLWWCHRIIIAYAKII